The Thalassotalea psychrophila genome window below encodes:
- a CDS encoding SPOR domain-containing protein, with translation MAHQDYVARPRATKKKKNPYKPKAKKQAQKPSMKPLIILAIIVVLVSGFVFSLNFMSDNAPDVEVAEIKMSDQKTAVIEDILPEIPTEKWTYMDGLKNKEVEVGDYEVKEKGPYQMQCGSFRKQQQAEELKANIAFAGLGSNIRKTNGKNGVWYKVVLGPFERKRMAESAKHKLKRNKINYCQIWLWT, from the coding sequence ATGGCTCACCAAGATTATGTTGCTCGCCCCCGCGCAACCAAAAAAAAGAAAAATCCTTACAAGCCTAAGGCTAAAAAGCAGGCGCAAAAACCATCGATGAAACCTTTGATAATCCTCGCCATTATTGTGGTATTAGTATCAGGGTTTGTGTTTAGTTTAAACTTCATGAGTGACAATGCTCCTGATGTTGAGGTCGCTGAAATTAAAATGTCAGATCAAAAAACAGCTGTCATTGAAGATATTTTGCCAGAAATTCCCACTGAAAAATGGACCTATATGGATGGCCTTAAAAATAAAGAGGTTGAAGTAGGTGATTATGAAGTTAAAGAAAAGGGCCCTTATCAAATGCAATGTGGCTCATTTAGAAAGCAACAACAAGCAGAAGAGTTGAAGGCCAATATTGCCTTTGCCGGTTTAGGATCGAACATCCGCAAAACCAATGGTAAAAATGGTGTTTGGTATAAAGTCGTGCTCGGACCATTTGAGCGTAAGCGCATGGCTGAAAGTGCCAAACATAAGTTAAAGCGTAACAAAATCAATTACTGTCAAATATGGCTTTGGACTTGA
- the hslV gene encoding ATP-dependent protease subunit HslV, with amino-acid sequence MTTIVSVRRNGKVCIGGDGQVSLGNTVMKGNAKKVRRLYNEKVLAGFAGGTADAFTLFERFESKLEMHQGHLTKSAVELAKDWRSDRALRKLEAMLVVADETASLIITGNGDVVQPEDDLIAIGSGGNYAQAAALALLENTELSAREIVEKSLTIAGNICVFTNLNQTIDEI; translated from the coding sequence GTGACTACTATCGTATCTGTAAGACGCAACGGTAAAGTATGTATTGGCGGCGATGGTCAAGTATCGTTGGGCAACACAGTAATGAAAGGCAATGCTAAAAAAGTACGCCGTTTATATAATGAAAAAGTACTAGCCGGTTTTGCTGGTGGTACTGCCGATGCCTTCACCTTATTTGAGCGTTTTGAAAGTAAACTTGAAATGCACCAAGGCCACCTTACTAAATCTGCTGTCGAATTAGCAAAAGATTGGCGCAGTGATCGTGCCTTAAGAAAACTAGAAGCTATGCTTGTAGTAGCCGATGAAACGGCATCATTAATCATTACGGGTAATGGTGATGTTGTACAACCTGAAGATGACTTAATTGCTATTGGTTCAGGTGGAAACTATGCTCAAGCTGCAGCGTTAGCTTTATTGGAAAATACTGAATTGTCAGCGCGTGAGATTGTTGAAAAATCTTTAACAATCGCCGGTAATATCTGTGTATTTACCAACTTAAATCAAACCATCGACGAAATTTAA
- the hslU gene encoding HslU--HslV peptidase ATPase subunit, translating into MSNMTPREIVHELDCHIIGQNDAKKAVAIALRNRWRRMQLNEELRTEVTPKNILMIGPTGVGKTEIARRLAKLANAPFIKVEATKFTEVGYVGKEVETIIRDLADMSVKLTKELEMTRVKHLAEEAAEERILDVLIPNPKNSFGEDEASDNSSTRQVFRKKLREGKLDDKEIEIDVAQQQVGMEIMAPPGMEDMTNQLQSMFQNMSQDKTKKRKLKIKDAFKALQEEEASKMVNPDELKEKAIYAVEQNGIVFIDEIDKICKRGDTSGPDVSREGVQRDLLPLVEGSTVSTKHGMVKTDHILFIASGAFQMAKPSDLIPELQGRLPIRVELRALTVEDFVRILTEPNASLTEQYIALLATEGVRVEFTEDGIQAIAKAAWQVNETTENIGARRLHTVMERLIEELSFQADAKSGETIVIDKAYVEGKLDILVKDEDLSRFIL; encoded by the coding sequence ATGTCTAATATGACTCCTCGTGAAATTGTTCACGAATTAGATTGCCATATCATTGGCCAAAATGACGCTAAAAAAGCGGTAGCAATTGCTCTTCGTAATCGCTGGCGTCGTATGCAACTTAATGAAGAGTTGCGCACCGAAGTTACACCAAAAAATATATTAATGATTGGCCCAACAGGTGTTGGTAAAACTGAAATTGCCCGTCGTTTAGCTAAACTTGCCAATGCCCCATTCATTAAGGTGGAAGCAACAAAGTTCACTGAAGTGGGTTATGTTGGTAAAGAAGTTGAAACTATAATCCGCGATCTAGCCGATATGTCAGTTAAATTAACAAAAGAGTTAGAAATGACTCGTGTTAAACATCTAGCTGAAGAAGCAGCAGAAGAACGCATTTTAGATGTACTTATTCCTAATCCGAAAAATTCGTTTGGTGAAGATGAAGCATCTGACAATTCATCAACACGTCAAGTATTCCGTAAAAAATTACGTGAAGGTAAGTTAGACGACAAAGAAATTGAAATTGATGTGGCACAACAGCAAGTAGGCATGGAAATCATGGCTCCTCCAGGTATGGAAGACATGACTAATCAGTTGCAAAGTATGTTTCAAAATATGTCGCAAGATAAAACCAAAAAACGTAAATTAAAAATTAAAGATGCGTTTAAAGCTCTGCAAGAAGAAGAAGCCAGTAAAATGGTTAATCCGGATGAGTTAAAAGAGAAAGCGATTTATGCAGTAGAGCAAAATGGCATAGTATTTATTGATGAAATCGATAAAATCTGTAAGCGTGGCGATACCTCAGGACCAGACGTTTCTCGTGAAGGTGTACAACGTGACTTACTACCATTAGTTGAAGGCTCTACAGTGAGCACAAAGCACGGTATGGTAAAAACGGATCACATTTTATTTATTGCCTCTGGTGCTTTTCAAATGGCTAAACCAAGTGATTTGATACCTGAATTACAAGGTCGTTTGCCAATTCGTGTTGAGCTTCGAGCGTTAACTGTTGAAGATTTTGTTCGTATTTTAACTGAGCCTAATGCGTCATTAACTGAGCAATATATTGCGTTGTTGGCTACTGAAGGTGTAAGAGTTGAATTTACTGAAGACGGTATCCAAGCAATAGCCAAAGCCGCATGGCAGGTAAACGAAACTACTGAAAACATTGGTGCCCGCAGGCTTCATACTGTGATGGAACGCTTAATTGAAGAGTTATCTTTTCAAGCAGATGCTAAATCAGGTGAAACAATTGTTATTGATAAAGCTTATGTTGAAGGTAAACTTGATATTCTTGTTAAAGATGAAGATTTAAGTCGCTTTATTCTATAA